CGAGCTATCAATGCTTCTTTCTTCGCTCTCCTCCATCCCTTTACTTGCTTCTCAAAAGCAATGGCCTGATTGACATCTGGGAAATGCTCCTGAAAAACCAACTTCAACGGGCGCCTCCTGAATGTATAAGCCCTAGAATCATGACCCGATTGATGCTCCCAAACACGACGATCAAGATCATTGGTTACCCCGGTATAGTAGGTACCATCAGCACATCGTAGAATGTAAACCGTGTAGATCATCCCATATAAATCTACATAAAAGGTGGGTTTATCTGTATAAAAGGAGATTGGGTGGCGGCATTGTCTTACTCTTCGACGGAGCTCAGAGTGACAATGCCCAAAGACATTTTGCTGTGAAAATGTC
The sequence above is drawn from the Marinoscillum sp. 108 genome and encodes:
- a CDS encoding GIY-YIG nuclease family protein is translated as MIYTVYILRCADGTYYTGVTNDLDRRVWEHQSGHDSRAYTFRRRPLKLVFQEHFPDVNQAIAFEKQVKGWRRAKKEALIARRWDLLPELSIAYIRK